One part of the Rhodococcus oxybenzonivorans genome encodes these proteins:
- a CDS encoding TetR/AcrR family transcriptional regulator, which produces MPKVSEDHLAARRSQILDGARRCFAEYGYDGATVRRLEEVTGLSRGAIFHHFKDKDGLFLALAHEDATRMADVVAQEGLVQVMRDMLAQPDQFDWLGTRLEIARRLRNDADFRRSWSQRSAELTEATMARLARQKSAGRLRDDVPTDVLIGYLDLVLDGLVARIASGQAGDNLSAVLDLVEESVRRRD; this is translated from the coding sequence GTGCCCAAGGTCAGTGAAGACCATCTCGCGGCACGGCGCAGTCAGATTCTGGACGGCGCCCGCCGATGCTTTGCGGAATACGGATACGACGGTGCCACGGTCCGCAGACTCGAAGAAGTGACCGGCCTGTCGCGCGGAGCGATCTTCCACCACTTCAAGGACAAGGACGGATTGTTCCTCGCGCTCGCACACGAGGACGCAACGAGAATGGCCGACGTCGTCGCGCAAGAGGGCCTCGTTCAGGTCATGCGCGACATGCTCGCGCAACCCGACCAGTTCGACTGGCTCGGCACCCGGCTCGAGATCGCCCGCCGCCTACGCAACGACGCCGATTTCCGCCGAAGCTGGTCACAGCGCTCAGCTGAACTGACCGAGGCCACGATGGCGCGCCTCGCACGGCAGAAGTCCGCCGGACGTCTGCGTGACGACGTGCCTACCGACGTCTTGATCGGATATCTGGATCTCGTTCTCGACGGACTGGTCGCACGAATCGCGTCGGGACAGGCAGGCGACAATCTCTCCGCCGTCCTCGACCTCGTCGAGGAATCGGTCCGGCGCCGGGACTGA
- a CDS encoding helix-turn-helix domain-containing protein produces the protein MADIGVFAKSARITGSPRADLQAELKDRYQAGASIRSLAREMGRSYGFVRNMLAESHVELRGRGGAHRRPT, from the coding sequence ATGGCTGACATCGGTGTTTTCGCCAAGAGTGCTCGCATCACGGGGTCGCCCCGCGCCGATTTGCAGGCGGAGTTGAAGGATCGGTACCAGGCCGGTGCGAGTATTCGTTCGCTCGCCCGGGAGATGGGACGTTCCTACGGGTTTGTACGGAACATGCTCGCCGAGTCGCATGTAGAGCTTCGGGGGAGGGGTGGAGCGCACCGCCGCCCGACCTGA
- a CDS encoding ABC-F family ATP-binding cassette domain-containing protein yields MITATDLEVRAGVRTLLSAPGPALRVQPGDRIGLVGRNGAGKTTTLRILAGEGEPYAGSVVRTGDLGYLPQDPKEGDLDVLAKDRVLSARGLDALLRDMEKQQILMAEVVDDAERDKAVRKYGNLEERFSALGGYEAESEAARICNSLGLADRILGQQLHTLSGGQRRRVELARILFAASDGSGGRSDTTLLLDEPTNHLDADSITWLRGFLQSHEGGLIVISHDVELLNDVVNRVWFLDAVRGEADVYNMTWKKYLDARATDEQRRRRERANAEKKAGALRAQAAKLGAKATKAVAAQNMAKRADKMMSELDAERVSDKVARIRFPEPAACGKTPLMAENLTKVYGSLEIFTGVDLAIDRGSRVVVLGLNGAGKTTLLRILGGVETPDAGGLVPGHGLKIGYFAQEHDTLDDNASVWENIRHAAPDTGEQELRSLLGAFMFTGPQLEQPAGTLSGGEKTRLALAGLVSSSANVLLLDEPTNNLDPVSREQVLDALRSYTGAVVLVTHDPGAAEALDPERVILLPDGTEDHWSQEYLELIQLA; encoded by the coding sequence TTGATCACCGCTACCGACCTGGAAGTTCGAGCCGGAGTGCGGACGTTGCTGTCTGCGCCCGGGCCGGCCTTGCGGGTGCAGCCCGGCGACCGGATCGGTCTGGTCGGCCGTAACGGTGCCGGTAAGACGACGACGCTTCGCATCCTCGCCGGGGAGGGGGAACCCTACGCCGGTTCCGTCGTCCGGACCGGCGACCTCGGTTACCTCCCGCAGGATCCCAAGGAGGGCGATCTCGACGTTCTCGCGAAAGATCGCGTTCTGTCGGCGCGGGGCCTCGATGCGTTGCTGCGTGACATGGAGAAGCAGCAGATTCTGATGGCCGAAGTGGTCGACGACGCCGAACGGGACAAAGCTGTGCGCAAGTACGGGAATCTCGAGGAACGGTTCTCCGCGCTGGGCGGATACGAAGCGGAGAGTGAAGCGGCGCGTATCTGCAACAGTCTCGGTCTCGCCGACCGCATCCTCGGCCAGCAGTTGCACACCTTGTCGGGCGGGCAGCGCCGCCGTGTCGAGTTGGCCCGGATTCTGTTCGCGGCCTCGGACGGCAGCGGCGGACGGTCGGACACGACGCTTCTGCTTGACGAGCCGACCAACCACCTGGACGCCGATTCCATCACGTGGCTGCGCGGGTTCCTGCAGAGCCACGAGGGTGGACTGATCGTGATCAGCCACGATGTCGAACTGCTCAACGACGTCGTCAACCGGGTGTGGTTCCTCGACGCCGTGCGCGGTGAGGCAGATGTCTACAACATGACCTGGAAGAAGTATCTCGACGCGCGGGCCACGGACGAGCAGCGCCGACGCCGCGAGCGGGCCAATGCGGAGAAGAAGGCCGGTGCCCTGCGCGCTCAGGCCGCGAAGCTGGGCGCGAAGGCCACGAAGGCCGTTGCTGCGCAGAACATGGCGAAGCGCGCCGACAAGATGATGTCCGAGCTCGATGCCGAACGGGTTTCCGACAAGGTTGCTCGCATTCGGTTCCCCGAACCCGCTGCCTGCGGGAAGACGCCGTTGATGGCGGAGAACCTGACCAAGGTCTACGGTTCCCTCGAGATTTTCACCGGAGTGGATCTCGCAATCGACCGGGGCTCCCGCGTGGTGGTCCTGGGCCTCAACGGTGCCGGTAAGACCACGTTGCTGCGCATTCTGGGTGGCGTCGAGACGCCGGACGCCGGCGGTCTCGTCCCCGGGCACGGGTTGAAGATCGGGTATTTCGCGCAGGAGCACGACACACTCGACGACAACGCCTCGGTGTGGGAGAACATCCGCCACGCGGCGCCCGACACGGGGGAGCAGGAGCTGCGTTCGCTGCTCGGTGCGTTCATGTTCACCGGTCCGCAGCTCGAGCAGCCCGCCGGCACGTTGTCCGGTGGTGAGAAGACCCGTCTCGCGTTGGCGGGTCTGGTGTCGTCGTCGGCCAACGTGCTGCTGCTCGACGAACCCACCAACAACCTCGATCCGGTATCGCGCGAACAGGTTCTGGATGCCCTCCGCAGCTATACGGGCGCTGTGGTGCTGGTGACACACGACCCGGGTGCGGCGGAGGCGCTCGACCCGGAACGGGTCATCCTGCTACCGGACGGCACCGAAGATCACTGGTCTCAGGAGTATCTGGAACTGATCCAGCTCGCCTGA